From Falsiruegeria litorea R37, the proteins below share one genomic window:
- a CDS encoding OmpA family protein yields the protein MHKWVVSLGLMVAVAACGREAGYEVDSGTFGNATLNNTQMQNGERNFAQTLADRFAREVPNQINFAFDSASLDDTARQTLLKQANFIRQFPEVKFRVYGHTDAVGSAAYNKRLGLRRAQAVVAFFASQGIKRSRLEALASFGETKPLVNTPDRDRRNRRTVTEVSGFVGRHPTVLDGKYAQIIYRDYVKSAEAPSKVTTTSSAGGFTE from the coding sequence ATGCATAAATGGGTTGTCTCACTGGGTTTGATGGTTGCTGTTGCAGCCTGTGGACGCGAAGCCGGCTATGAGGTTGATTCTGGCACCTTTGGCAACGCCACCCTGAACAACACACAAATGCAGAACGGCGAACGCAATTTCGCCCAGACCCTGGCCGACAGATTCGCCCGCGAAGTGCCCAATCAGATCAACTTTGCTTTTGACAGTGCGTCACTGGACGACACAGCGCGTCAAACTCTTCTGAAACAGGCCAATTTCATCCGCCAGTTCCCTGAAGTGAAATTCCGGGTTTACGGCCACACCGACGCCGTCGGTTCGGCCGCGTATAACAAGCGCCTGGGATTGCGGCGCGCGCAGGCCGTTGTTGCCTTTTTTGCGTCCCAAGGCATCAAACGCTCGCGGCTTGAAGCCCTGGCCTCGTTCGGCGAGACCAAACCGCTGGTGAACACCCCCGATCGCGACCGTCGCAACCGGCGCACCGTCACCGAGGTTTCGGGCTTTGTCGGACGCCATCCCACTGTTTTGGATGGTAAATATGCGCAAATCATCTATCGCGACTACGTCAAAAGCGCTGAGGCACCGAGCAAGGTGACCACCACCAGCAGCGCAGGTGGCTTTACCGAATAA
- a CDS encoding AAA family ATPase, producing MSSVAPQPENSPILACTVSRDVQNFDLLIEDMETALGESWGDLGFAEALAFFGQPEAESLEFIALAIDGEDEDNLVLMGEIIAQAKSRGIKVILIAEDVTPASLHQLLRKGADEFVPYPLPEHELQSAIERLNSPEPEVNQSQHNTAQLKSGSSKEGALIVVHGLAGGTGATTMAVNLAWELTNVDKDDAPSVCLLDLDLQYGSVSTFLDLPRREAVFEMLSDTDSMDEEVFGQALLSFEDKLQVLTAPSDMVPLDIISPEDIERVIEMARAHFDYVIVDMPKTLVQWSETVLQAAHVYFALIELDMRSAQNALRMKRALQSEDLPFNKLRFALNRAPKFTDLSGKSRVKRMGESLGISIDLQLPDGGKQVTQGADHGLPLASSAAKNPLRKELAKLAQSLHDLGRSDAEAA from the coding sequence ATGAGCAGTGTAGCGCCACAACCCGAGAACAGCCCGATCCTGGCCTGTACAGTCAGCAGGGACGTGCAAAATTTCGATCTGTTGATCGAAGACATGGAAACTGCGCTTGGTGAAAGCTGGGGAGACCTGGGCTTTGCCGAGGCTCTGGCCTTTTTTGGACAGCCGGAAGCCGAGTCGTTGGAATTCATTGCCTTGGCGATCGACGGCGAGGACGAGGACAATCTTGTTCTCATGGGAGAAATTATTGCCCAGGCCAAATCGCGCGGCATTAAGGTCATTCTGATCGCCGAAGACGTCACTCCGGCCTCACTGCACCAGCTGCTGCGCAAAGGCGCGGACGAATTTGTTCCCTACCCCCTTCCCGAGCACGAGTTGCAGTCCGCCATCGAGCGGTTGAATTCACCAGAGCCCGAGGTCAACCAGTCGCAGCACAACACTGCACAACTGAAATCCGGCAGCTCGAAAGAGGGTGCGTTGATTGTTGTGCACGGATTGGCGGGCGGTACCGGGGCCACGACTATGGCCGTGAATCTGGCGTGGGAGCTGACCAACGTCGACAAGGACGATGCACCCAGTGTCTGTCTGCTGGACCTCGATCTGCAATACGGCTCGGTCTCGACCTTTCTTGACCTGCCACGCCGCGAGGCCGTGTTCGAAATGCTGTCAGACACAGACAGCATGGACGAAGAGGTCTTTGGTCAGGCTCTGCTGAGCTTTGAGGACAAGCTGCAGGTGCTGACTGCGCCGTCTGACATGGTGCCGCTCGACATCATCAGCCCCGAAGACATTGAACGCGTCATCGAAATGGCGCGGGCGCACTTCGATTATGTGATTGTCGACATGCCCAAGACGTTGGTGCAGTGGTCGGAAACCGTGTTGCAGGCGGCCCATGTCTATTTTGCCCTGATCGAGCTGGACATGCGCTCGGCTCAGAACGCCCTGCGGATGAAGCGCGCGTTGCAATCCGAGGACCTGCCGTTCAACAAGCTGCGCTTTGCCCTGAACCGCGCACCCAAATTCACCGACCTCAGCGGCAAGAGCCGGGTCAAGCGGATGGGCGAATCCCTGGGCATTTCCATCGACCTGCAATTGCCTGATGGGGGCAAACAGGTCACTCAGGGCGCCGACCACGGCCTGCCCTTGGCCTCGTCCGCCGCAAAGAACCCTTTGCGCAAGGAACTCGCGAAGCTCGCCCAGTCCTTGCATGACCTGGGTCGCAGCGACGCCGAAGCCGCGTAA
- a CDS encoding CpaF family protein, which produces MFSRYKKTGKAEPVQPAKPVKKVEAAPSAPQPKPAQASLRKPLDRKAAEVTSTDKDRKRKERMGEIKIELHRELLENLNLSALEHAAEAELRAEISTITSEILESKGIVLNREDRTTLNKDLYDEVTGLGPLETLLQDETVNDILVNGPQQVFVERAGKLQLSDVTFKDEKHLMRIIDKIVSAVGRRVDESNPYVDARLADGSRFNAMVPPIAVDGSLVSIRKFKKDKLGIDDLVNFGAFTEEMAAYLQAAVSTRLNVIVSGGTGSGKTTTLNALSSFIDNAERILTIEDTAELQLQQTHVGRMESRPPNVEGKGEVSPRDCLKNALRMRPDRIIVGETRGEEVIDMLQAMNTGHDGSMTTIHANSARDGVSRLENMIAMAGIEMPIKAVRSQISSAVNLIVQASRLQDGSRRMTSITEITGMEGDVISMQEIFRYQRVGLTPDNKIIGHFTATGVRSHYSERFRMWGYDLPPSIYEPTTM; this is translated from the coding sequence ATGTTTTCGAGATACAAAAAGACTGGAAAGGCCGAGCCGGTTCAACCGGCTAAGCCTGTTAAGAAAGTCGAAGCAGCGCCCAGCGCACCCCAACCGAAGCCTGCGCAAGCCAGCCTGCGCAAGCCCTTGGACCGCAAGGCCGCCGAGGTCACCTCGACCGATAAGGATCGCAAGCGCAAGGAGCGGATGGGCGAGATCAAGATCGAGTTGCACCGCGAACTGCTGGAAAACCTGAACCTGTCCGCTTTGGAACACGCGGCCGAGGCTGAATTGCGTGCGGAAATCAGCACCATCACCAGTGAAATCCTGGAATCGAAGGGCATTGTGCTCAACCGCGAAGACCGCACAACGCTGAACAAGGACCTTTACGACGAGGTCACTGGCCTGGGTCCGCTGGAAACTTTGCTACAGGACGAGACGGTCAACGATATTCTGGTCAACGGTCCGCAACAGGTGTTTGTGGAACGTGCCGGTAAGCTGCAATTGAGCGACGTCACCTTCAAGGACGAAAAGCACCTGATGCGGATCATCGACAAGATCGTGTCTGCCGTGGGACGCCGTGTCGATGAATCCAACCCTTATGTTGACGCCCGTCTGGCTGATGGTTCGCGTTTCAACGCAATGGTGCCACCGATTGCGGTGGATGGCTCGTTGGTGTCCATTCGTAAGTTCAAAAAGGACAAGCTGGGCATTGATGATCTGGTGAATTTTGGTGCCTTTACCGAAGAAATGGCTGCTTATCTGCAGGCCGCTGTTTCAACGCGGCTTAACGTGATCGTCTCGGGCGGTACCGGTTCGGGTAAGACCACGACGCTCAACGCGCTAAGCTCGTTCATCGACAACGCCGAACGCATCCTGACGATCGAGGATACCGCGGAACTTCAGCTGCAACAGACCCATGTTGGCCGGATGGAAAGCCGCCCACCCAACGTCGAAGGCAAGGGTGAGGTTTCGCCACGCGACTGTTTGAAAAACGCCCTGCGGATGCGCCCTGATCGGATCATCGTGGGCGAGACCCGCGGCGAGGAAGTCATCGACATGTTGCAGGCCATGAACACCGGCCACGACGGATCGATGACAACGATCCACGCCAACAGCGCCCGCGATGGTGTCAGCCGTCTGGAAAACATGATCGCCATGGCCGGGATCGAAATGCCGATCAAGGCCGTGCGCAGCCAGATCTCTTCGGCTGTGAACCTAATCGTGCAGGCCAGCCGCCTGCAGGACGGCTCGCGCCGCATGACCTCGATCACCGAGATTACGGGGATGGAAGGCGACGTGATCTCGATGCAGGAGATCTTTCGCTATCAGCGCGTTGGCCTGACGCCTGACAACAAGATTATCGGTCACTTCACCGCGACCGGCGTGCGCAGCCATTATTCCGAGCGGTTCCGGATGTGGGGGTATGACCTGCCGCCATCCATCTATGAACCGACGACAATGTAA